The DNA segment GGGTTTCATTATATGTAGCCGAATCTGAAGCCAAACTAGATGATATTGGCTACTCATCTCCCTCTCCTCGATATCAGTACCTTATCCCATCTGTAGACTATGGCTCagttccaatccatgatctgccaTTGTTGTTGGTTCAACTCACTAAATTCAAGTGTGGGGGCATTAGCCTCGGCCTAAGGATATCACATGCTGTTGTTGACGGAACAAGCGCCCTGTACTTCATTTCCGAGTGGGCTAGACTTGCCAGGGGCGAGCCATTAGGTGCAGAACCATTTCTTGATCGAAAAGTAGCGTTCCGAGCTGGGGATCCCCCGATCGCTACTCCAATATGCGTCGACCATGAATGTAGTCGTTCAGTACCGCTCTTGCTCGGGAAATCAGATGATGTAGAGGAGCGAAAGAAGAAAACCGCGTTGGCCATGCTAAAGCTTTCCAAAACgcaagttgaaaagctcaagaACATGGGAAATCAGGATCGAGTAATAGGTAGTACTGATGCTCCCGGCCGTGCTTACACCCGATACGAGACCGTGGCAGGACACATATGGCGATGTGCATGCAAAGCACGTCGACACAAAGACGAACAGCCTACGGCATTAGGTATTTGTGTCGATTCACGGAGCCGCATGCATCCACCATTGCCACGAGAGTATTTTGGAAATGTAACGCTGGATATTCCAGCTACGAGTCATGCGGGGGAGTTGATGTCCAAACCATTAGGCTACGCTTCGAGCAGGATAAGAGCAGCGATTGAGAGAGTGACGGATACGTACGTGAAGTCGACTCTGGAATTTCTAAAGAATGAACCGGACTTGACGCGGTTCCAAGACATTCGTGCCGAAGAGGCGCCTTTCTATGGGAACCCAAATATCGGGGTCGTGAACTGGATGACGCTGCCGATCTACGGGCTTGATTTTGGGTGGGGGAAGGAAATTTACATGGGGCCGGGAACGCATGATTTAGACGGGAACTCGCTCGTCCTCCACAGCCCTGATGGAGATGGATCTTTGATTGTGGCGTTGTGCCTGCAAAAGGCTCATATGAATGCTTTTACGAAGCATTTCTACGAAGATATCGTATAAATGTTATAGAATTGAaaataacacacacacacacatatatatatatatgcttctgAAATAAATTATAAGCTATGTAGGATCGATCGATCGAAGTGCTGAAATACGTACAGCTTAATTTCAGACTGaaagtaataattaattaaagagaTCTATCAGcaagtagaaaaataaaataattgattagAATATCTGACGCgcgttgcatgcatgcatgggatcaattttatatataggaAGAAATCAAGTTGCTTTgccaattatatattatatccatTTTCCccgatatattttatatatattatcttcctCTCTAATTAATTCCGATTGGAGACTGATCAgcagtagtagtactactgcATGCTATATATACATGCTTTTATATCTATGTCGGCTGGCCTCCCAACAAAAAGTTCTAGGTTCCGCCCTTGTTTAACGCTGTGAGATTCATATAATGTATTTATTTCTTACCTAATTCATGTTGAAAGTGTACATATTCAAAAGGATAAGCTAGCATCGGTCGGGGACTGAGCTGATCTGTATGCCCGTGCTCTTGCGGCAGTAGTCTGTAGACGCATATATATGAAGATTCAGAAGGATATAATtgtatttcatcccaaaatgcATGCGCATAATCGCTGGCCTGTTGTCACAATAATTTCCGAAAGGtatgaatgttaaaaaaaaaaaactgtaatgaataaaaaagatctataggatc comes from the Carya illinoinensis cultivar Pawnee chromosome 8, C.illinoinensisPawnee_v1, whole genome shotgun sequence genome and includes:
- the LOC122318348 gene encoding spermidine hydroxycinnamoyl transferase, translated to MELTVNFKDCHTVKPAEPTRNGPLPLSELDQIGTITHVPTIYFYRPPLYWLSPPDAIANTLRDSLRKALVPFYPLAGRLRWIGCGRLELDCNAKGVSLYVAESEAKLDDIGYSSPSPRYQYLIPSVDYGSVPIHDLPLLLVQLTKFKCGGISLGLRISHAVVDGTSALYFISEWARLARGEPLGAEPFLDRKVAFRAGDPPIATPICVDHECSRSVPLLLGKSDDVEERKKKTALAMLKLSKTQVEKLKNMGNQDRVIGSTDAPGRAYTRYETVAGHIWRCACKARRHKDEQPTALGICVDSRSRMHPPLPREYFGNVTLDIPATSHAGELMSKPLGYASSRIRAAIERVTDTYVKSTLEFLKNEPDLTRFQDIRAEEAPFYGNPNIGVVNWMTLPIYGLDFGWGKEIYMGPGTHDLDGNSLVLHSPDGDGSLIVALCLQKAHMNAFTKHFYEDIV